The following DNA comes from Miscanthus floridulus cultivar M001 chromosome 5, ASM1932011v1, whole genome shotgun sequence.
cgggtcggtgcagtggtgagacaacgcggtgcaggcagaccaacACGATGGCGAGAACTCCGACTCAActctgacgggctcttctctacaaaaatggaacaaaatactgtcatttacaaaaaaaatcggcagaacctcccctgcacggtgaggtttccaaaacctgcaaaaaacaatggcacgatggccgacaagcacatatggctcaacagaagccatgtagtttggatatcaatccatgcagaagaatatatccaagtagtaccactacttgtactactactttcactattgctactactactaccattggttcttctactactaccactattgctacaactactaccattagttgtactactactaccactacttctactactactaccactaattctactactaatactaccactagttgtactaatactaccactagtacaactaatactactacaactaccactacctcgacaataataagtgagaaggcatacctgatggGTGACGGGGTAGGGGCAGGCGGCGTCGTGATCGGGTGGAGTCGGGGACGGGGTCGAGCACGGATGGCGTCGGGGCGGGtggtccacggggcgcggccgggggcagggcaagGCTGGAAAAAAGGCGCGGCCGGGGCGTAGAGCCAGCCGGGGTCAGGGCGGCACGGCCGGGGGAAGGGCCAGCCAGGGGCACGGCGCGCCCTGTCGCGCgggcagcgggcggcgcggctgggggaagggccggccgggggcacggcgcggccggCGGTAGGGCGCGACGGCAGCGGGCGGCGCAGCCAGGGGAAGGGCCTGCCGGGGGGCAAGGCCGGCCGAGGGCCAAGGCGCGCGGGGCAGCGAGGGCAAGGCGGCGCGGGCAGCGCGGCGTCCGGGCGGCGCGTGGCGGTGCAGGCGCGCGGGGCCAGCGCGGCGGttgggcggcgcgggcgcgcgtgCAGGCGTAGGGCGCGCGGGCGGCGCGGGCGCAGGGCACGGCGGGCAGCGCGGCGGCCGAGTGGCTCGGTGGCGCGCGGGCGGCCGGTGGCGGCGGGGCGAGCGGGGCGGTgtgggcgcggcgcgcggcgcggaggCGGGGGCGGGCAGGCGTGGGCGCAGGGTGGCTGGCTGTGACTGCCCCGGCCGGTCAAAAACCGCTAAGTCCGTGGCTTGCCGAGtgcggatcagggaggcactcggcaaagatttgttttttttgtttttaatttctttgccgagtgccccagatctggcactcggcaaagatttaaattttttttttaaattctttgccgagcgtctcagatttggcgctcggcaaagaaaaaaaaatttatttttaaaatactttgccgagtgccccctgtacggcactcggcaaagatttttttttattatttctttgccgagtgctcctgtggatgcactcggcaaagaggaaatttaaaaaaaatttaaaacattctttgccgagtgcctgatggttGGCACTCGAcgaagacaccctttgccgagtgccatgccccggcgctcgacaaagtttttttgtttttttttgtttttggcctccaatttttttgtgcagcctttttaaagcaccaggaactcctagttacaatttgaggattttttgtggctttttgttatatttagttactttatttcgtttacttgaatttgtccggaaattagaaatttaaactgcacgtggtacgaataatgaagtttaatgattcgaaaattgatagtcatgttagtgagcattgtgagaggccgtatctaggaacggacccgaaatttcggacattttgttcacgaaacatgtccgcgaaattgcgtgtgaagtgtttataaattctataaaaagcaaacaaagttcgaaaatcatgaaacttgttgagatatcgtgatattatatgtggaggctatgataaaaattttagaagatttcgtgcatgttgtcacgtacgatgcttacaaaccaggacatctccacatgtgatatctaTCACATGTGACATCTCCACATGCAGTTGCACTGTCACAGAGGAAGGAGGTGGTGCATTGCACTGGAAGCCGCGAGGATGTACGTTGGCGAATGCGCTGACCCACGGTCTTCATCTCCTAGTTCACGGCCACTACAGGTCAGTTAGTCTGCAATTCTACATGGCGTCTTCCGGGACGAGCTTAACACGGGAAGGAGACGCTAACGTCGTCCTTCTTCCAGCCTGCTTGCACGCGTCATAGATGAAGTGACCTGTGGACCCGTCAGAGGCTCAGAATAACAGAAGCAGAAGCACAGGAACGGAAGGTGTGCCAGCTTGCCTGCACGCGTTGACGCAGCGCAGCTCGCACCGTCGGCCGCTCCAAACGGATGGAACCCGTCACATATCGCAGGCACGGAGACACCGTCGTGCGTGAGCAGTGAGCACAAAGAGGCCGGGATGCCTCCGCAGTACAACACAACGTACGGCTCCGTGCCGCGGAACGAGAGCGGGTACATAATGTTCAAGACCCTGCGTCGCGTCTCGCCGGAGCGCAGCTTGTCTTTCTGGTTCCGGAGGATGTGGGTCGTGGCTCTCAGGGCACGTCTAGTGAAGTGCAACAAGTGAGCTAATAATACGATACGGCTCAACACAAGAGTGCCAAAGTCATGGACGGATGCGAAAGGGGTTTTGAACAACTTCAGTGATTTGCTTCTTGTCTGTGCGAAAGCTGATCAGTGCACTGATGAAAATGACATGGTCAAGTAGCAGCATTTAGGTGCCGTACGTGTATATTCGTCTTTTtcttagaaaaaagaaaaaaaaagtatggTGTACATTCATCGAGTGCCCATAAACACATGGACAATTCCAGAGTCCTCTGTTCAGCAAGCAGAGAGGACTAGCTCGATGCGGCAGCGCCACACTCCCTAACGTCTGGGTGATCTGTCTAACTTGCTGAAAAACAACACCTTTGCTAGGCACTCAAGAAGAAGAAGTTATGTCCATCGGAACGTGCCGAGCGCAGACCATTTCAACAATGCGTGGAAATTTTGTCAGGCAGATTATGGCAGACATGGCATTATGGGGGCCTTTCAGCAAGCCGAGGAAACTAGCTCGATGCGCCAGCGCCACACTCCCTAACATCTGGGTAATCTTTCCAACTTTCTGAAAAAACACACGTTTGCTAGGCACTCAACAAGTTAAAGTCTCTCGGAACGTGCCGAGTGCAGACCATTTCGATAATGCGTGGAAAATTTGTCGGACAGATTGGGCCATCGCAGGCCCTCAGGCCTCAGGCCTACGAGTAGCATCTAGCGAGCTGTTTGGTTTCTCGTACAGTAACATAAACGTAAACAATATCAGTCGCCAGCTAGTTCAAATTTATTTCCGCGGGTAACAATAGGGGGTGTTTGTTCTTTAGGcgcttctaaaattcatgtcacatcgaatgtttaaatAATAATAAGAAGTATTAAATATacattaattataaaactaattacatagatgaaggctaatttgcgagacgaattttttaagcctaattaatctatcattagcgcatgtttactgtagcaccacgttgtcaaatcatggctaattaggcttaaaagattcgtcttgcaaattagtcataagttatgcaattagtttcgtaattagtctatatttaatactccatctatgtgtccaaacattcgatgtgacaggaattttaggaacGCCTAAAAAATCAAACAGGGCCTATATATTAGTCGCCAACTAGTTCAACTATATGGTCATAGGGGTGGTGCATAAGTGAGACGGTTGACGCTTAATTAGGTCAGCACATCGAAAAGGAGCTAGATCGCTCGATGTAGAGTCTAGCCGATTTTTGGTCAGCCAGCGCCATGGGTATGTCCGCACCCGGACCTTGTGCCTCTAGCCATGAGTGCGATACGTAAGACCCGTCACCGGAAGAGCCTCGCTGGGAGCGTGATTCGCAAGACACACTGGCGAGGTCTCTTGAGACCCAAAACTCAACACGCCAGGGAGGGACCCCATCGGGGTGTGCAGCGGCTGGGCTGCTCTAACCGGCCTAACCGCTCTAGagcatcgtcgtcgtcgatccTCTAGTCATGCAACACCGacgaagaaagaggagaagaggtAAATAGGAGAAGATGATAGAGAGAGGTAGTAGATGTGTTTTTTACGATTGAGTGTTGAATCCTTCAATCAGTCATGGtcctctcatatatagagagggggtggtcttatcccaatagaaaacaactctaTATCGTAATCTCTAAATTTCCTATGCGAAAATACGTCCAAATCCTGACCAAAATAGAGTTTGAATCGGACCCATCCAGGCAAACCAGCCTAGCCGATTCCCAAACTGGCTAGGCCGGTTTTCACGGGGCCTGGACAGCCACAGGGGCAGGCAAACCGGCCTAGCTGGTTTACAAAACGGCCTGACTGGTTCAAACCGGCCTGGCCGGTTCTGGTGCAATCCGGTGTCGAAAATCTTCCAAAAATTATAATTAATTCATCCGGACTCCAAACGAGGTAAACCATATATGTTTTTCGATCAGctcgacgagaggaacgcaatggtgcAATCAAATCATGCATTTGAGGATCTTGTTGGGAACCGGCCTGGCAGTTCCAGCAGGGCCAGTACCTCCGAAATGATGTTTCTTCGTCCAGGCTTCAAATGGGATGATCCAAATATGTTTGCTGACCGTCTCGACAATAGAAACATGATGGTGGAGTCCATTATATGCTTTAGACGCTTTTGATTGTCAACAGAAAACAAAGAGTGACAAACCGCTATTAAGAGGATATCAATTATCTTATGCATACTGGGACAATACGACTTTACCTCTTAAAGCCTTAATCTTTATCACTTCGAATCAAATATATCATAGTAGACCAGTAGCCTTTTGTTTCAAAACAAATATCACAATAGTAGACCAGGTGCCCCTTCCAAGGACGAGGCATGTAATATCTgttgttgtttttctctttttcttctaTTAATATAAATTCGGCAAATCTCTTGCCGTCTTTCAAAAAAAACCCTCTGTCATAGAGATACCTACAAGTTTAATGCCAAATTCCACTTGAAGGTTACCGTTTCATAGAGTTGGTAACCGTTGTAAGATTTTTGAATTTACAACGCTTATCTCCTTCATCTTTAGCACTTCACTAGAAACTTTTGTTTTGGTACCACTAATCATGCCCGTGCTTTTTGCATTCAAACTGTAAGCTGGATCTTCGCTGCAAAAGAATGAAAAAAATTGTTATATCAACATTGTTGTAAACGATACTGAATAATTGCTGAAATATATATGTATCTCAAATAATATCTTACAATATTTGACTGAAGTTTTGCCTTGGTGGCATGTCTAGTTCATCTGAACCTCTCTCAAACATTTCCAAGACCTTTCCAATGGTAGGGCGATGCATTGGTAATATTTGGATGCACCACAGGCCAATCACACTCATTTTTCTGGCGATTCCTTTGTTGTCACGTGTAACTTCACATGCCTGTAATCCATCGTGTCGACCAAAGTGGTCATAAATCCAATGTGGAAAATACATTTCACTTGACTCTTGAGCCATCGATTTAACATTTTTTCTGCCTCCAACCATCTCTAGCAACATCATTCCATAGCTATAAACATCTGATTTTTCTGAAACAACTCCGAAGGTTCGAGAATGCACTTCAGGAGCTATAAACCCAGGTGTTCCTCTAGCACCGGTCATAGAAAGCTTGCTCTCCTTGGTATGGCACAACTTGGCCAAACCAAAATCAGCAATCTTTGGGTGAAAGTTCTGATCCAGAAGGATATTTTGAGGTTTGATATCGAAATGCACTATGCGTGTATTACAACTATGGTGCAAGTATTCCAACCCTCGAGCGATCCCAATTGCTATGGTATAGAGCTTATCCCATCCTAAAATTGCTTTGGGAttcttggagtatatatacttatCCAAAGAACCATTTGGCATATACTCATATATGAGGGCCCTCTTTGTTGAGCCTTCCAAACAAAACCCAAATAAGCTAACAATATTAATGTGAGATGTCCTGCCAATACTAATAACCTCATTCACAAACTCCTCACCGTCACCTTTGGAGTCATGCAGGAACTTCACTGCAACTAGACGACCATCATCTAGCCTTCCTTTGAAAACCATGCCATAACCACCTTCCCCAAGCTTATTATTAAGGGAAGATGTTATCTTTGTTACTTCGGAGTACTTGTATCGTTTTGGAGCTAGTGACCCATGTAATAATATTAGGGCCTCAATGTTCTCTTCTGTGGTGCTGCTGGTCTTTTTGCATAGGAAAAACCTTAGTTTTTGCTTATGCCAGACAAAAAAGAAGTATGCTACCAATAGACTGCCGCCTCCTACTCCACAGACTGCCCATAATAGTGTATCAACATTAGCAATATGTGGTAACCAATTGATCCTAGACATTCTGAACCATAAGATGCTAAAAAGTTCGTGTAGTGCAGGAAATGGGACCCAATATAATAGATACAAAATACAATACATGGTTGGTACTCACCAATTCCGACTACCATACTTGTTTTCATTTTTGCTCCTGCATAAGAATAGTAACTGTGAATAGCTTGCTAATTTAAATGTAATATTTTCAGATTAAATTAGTCTATAGCCTTCCATGGCTGTCAGTTAAGATATGACAGTATATATGAGGAgaatagaaaataaaaagaactGTTCAAGGAAAAAAGAGATGTATGTTTAAACATAGAAATGCTCATTAGCATTCGATGTCCAGCAATAGTGACCATTTTGCATCTTTGTGTGGCATGAGAAAATATAAGCCTGTACGGCTGTACAACATAGATGTACTTGTAGATATTAAATAGGTATATTTGCCGTGTTTACTGATGATAAACCTGCAAATTCTCAGTGCCCTACAGCCAGAATCAAACATGATGTCATCCTggagacaaagccacactatttggTCTCTACAGGCAAAAAATTGCTACTACCATTTCCCCCGTTCGAGATACAATGGTCAATTATCAGCGCAGGATATATTTATCGATGCACTGAATACCTCTCTCTGATCTCCAGAAACATCATGGAAAAGCAGAAGCATGGCTATGTTACAACCTAAATATTAATGAATTGTCTAGGTATAAATGATTATGGTAAGAAATTGAAGGTGTAAAGTTGAAAAAGACAGCACAAGAAAATGCAGCAACTGTGGATTTCAGTTCCTCAATTGAAGGTGGTACCAACACCGTCAGCTTGTTAGAAGTAAAAGAAATAAAAATCTTGACTTCTAGACCATAATGACATCAAAATTGTATGTCCATATATAGATTATGTGGTCTTTGTAACTGCTGAAAACAGGAACAGCATCTGTTAAGAAAATATCTCAGACAAGACAAAAAAATATTTCAGACAAGACAACAAACCATGATTGAAGCACATCCGGGATAGGTTAAATTAGGATGGACAACAGTAATCCAGTGCCTTGTTTGAAACTTTCTTGCATTGTTGTTGGTTACCATTATTGACTTTGACTTTGACTTCATCGAATAGTCATAAAATTCCTTAGTCATGATTGCTGGCCCAAACTATCTATATATTCACCAGCAAATGGAAGAAAATTTAAAATGGGGGATGACTAGAGGGTAAACTTTCTGTCCTCATTCCTCAAAAGAACCTTAAAGGGTAAAGCAGTACTCCAAACATAGATGCGTGAAGAAACACTTCTACGATGAGCATGGGAGGGTTTTGAGATCAATCTAATTTCAAATTATAAGCCAAGGTGTTGGTACCACCGCCAACCAGTGGTTCCTAGGTTCTCTACATAGAACCAAAGATGCAGTTAGCTAGATAAGAGAGAAAAATAGCCCTCAGAAATCGTAGCCAGAAAGTAAGCAAATCCTTACGCAAACTGACTCTTCACACAAGCCAGAAAAGTCTTGGTGGAAGAAAATAGCACAGACACGTCATGCTCACAAAAGGCATGCAGGAGCAATATGATGCAACGAGGAAACATCAAACATGAGAATCAAAACAAACAACACCAAGGAATCTTGTGaatatcaaatcatcaaaaaaaTTGTCCAAGCCATGCAGACTATATCACTGTTGTGCAGTTGAAACATGACTAACCACATCACATGGGTATGAATGCACCCCATATAAATTCACTGCAGTGTGTTCTTCTCAACTTTAGAAGCTTGATTCCACAACAGATAAATTCAattgttttcttaaaaaaatataGTGCATTGGTTAGCAGACGCTAGAACAGTTCTCTAGTCAGCTATCACTAGTAGAAGAAAAATAGGGATAAGGGCCATTGGTACGGCATCTTTTTCAAATAGTGTAGTTGAATACTTCAACCAATGTGTTTGACTATAATACAGTGGGCCTCAATGTCCCAATCAATGGAATAACTGACACTAATCAACCAAAAGATAATTTGCCGTTGAAGCAGACTGTCCACGTAAAAGCGGGACAAACTTTTTTTCCAATCAACATTGTATATTCCATGCAGCAGTGATCACGCTAAACTGTATGAAGACGACCTGTTGTTATTATTCAATTAGTACGGATAGCGACTTTATGTCATTGGCAGGACTGtatttggcacccaaatggaCACTACAGAATCATTGAATCCTTTGCATAGTTGCATTGCATGACCTAAGAACTACTGTTTTTGTTCGAGAAAAAAGAACTACTGGTAAAGTGGTAATTGACTACTAGAAGAGTAGGAGTAAAGCAATCCTCCTTTAATTGTGTGCTTGAACTTCTCTGATTTTGCTACTTAAGATTAGCAATATATTCTACTACCAAGCTGAGGAGTGCAACCCTATTAATTTTGCTACTTGCATTCAAATTTTACTATTTCACTCAAAAAATCACTTAAAAGTGAATTATTCTAAGAGAAATGCAAACATTCCTCAACAGAGTGCTAATTTAAAGGCAAATAATCCACATTCTATAACTACTCATCCTGCTGACAACTTCTTCGCCATACTCGTCTGTGTGTGTTTTCTGGAGGTCGTGGGTGATATGCACATCTTCTTGCTCTGAGAAGGCGAAGACTACATAGCATTTTACATCAAATAAGATATTTTTTCTTTTAGTTGAATTTCCCTTTTTCTCTCTGTTAGTATTGTGCGTGGAAATTGTTGAAATCAGACACTTTAAAGAATTTAATGGTTTGTCTCAAATGTAGACTTTAAAGTACACTTTTCGCTAGTatgaaccaatgaaaatggaAGGTCAAGTTCTTTGATTGAAAGTTCCAATCAAGGCTCCACTGAAAGCTGGATGCTAGTTGAAAGTTGTCTTTGTTTGGTTGGAGCTTGGAAGTCATGGTTCACCCCAGTTGAAACACTTAATTCTATCACTAATTTGAAAGAGTCAAACTGTTATGTATACCGGTGAGGAAAAAAGAGTAGTTGCACCTATAACCTTAGTTTCAAAAAGTGGTCTGCCTCGCCTAGGTGTTTTTCTACCTAGAGTGGTTTAGGACTTGACCCAAgcatgaaaatggccaaaggcgaCAAATGGAGGTGGTGGAAGATTAAGTATGGTCATATAACTCATGTATGTGTGAAACTATTCAAATTCTTTCTTTAACATGAGAATTACTCTGATTAATCAGAAAAAGGTATAACTGCGTAGAATTGCCTAGGCAGCATCAGCGGCAACGACAGGACCATCCACACCAACGACGAGACGAGCGAGGTCGAGGCCATGGTGGGAGGTTAGGAGGAGCATGGGTGGGGTGGGGTACTGGGGTGTCCACGATTGCAGTAGCAACGAGACAAACAGGGGGAGGAGACTAACAGACTTTGAAGGTGGTCAACGGAATGCGCTAATAGTAGATACGCTTTTGGCTTTGTAGGTTTAACATGAACATGTTGGAAAAAGCTAATAGTCGATCGCTCCAGTGGGCAGCACTGACGCGACGCCAACGCGCCAGCGCCACGCCACAATCTGCATGATGCAACGGGACCAAGAAAGTCGTGCGGCTAAAACGACCAGCACTATTAGAATTATAAAATCGTagcttttattttttaaaatccaAAAATTAACCCGATAAACTAGGATCACAAAGGCATAAATTGTATCATTTATATCATAAAACTTGAAATTTCAAAAACTATACCAGGGATTGCTGGGTGGCCAGTGCGCGCACGACACCCCCGGCATGCAATTTGTCAGTGTCACCACCAATTGAGCACGAACACGACACACGAGATAATAACCATCACTTCCAGCTGCCGCTGGCCAAAACTATCTACCGGTGGATCGAGGGATCAGGGAAGGCAGCCAAGGTCACTCAGGGTGAGATGAGAGCTACTCCTGCTGCAAATGGGGACCTAATTCCATGGGGCCTACGAAGGATAAGACTATGAGCTCCACTCACTTCTATGTCAGCCCTGATTCGATGCTACTAGTACATATAGGGTGCATTTTATATACTCCCAGAGTAGATACTCCCATAATCAATAAATCACATTGCGTATATGTACATACTCATTTATAGTATCctagatggtctagtatgatgATATACCCCATCTACATAAACTTCGTTGGGCCATATACAccctaaatctagagatatacacatgggagtaactactccctagGTGTATTCCTCTTCCTGCTAAGCTGATAGATAGATAGACTCGGTATAATACTAGTTCCAAGAGCGAAGTTacctggcggcggcggcagcggtggtggCCACTGCCATGTCGCTAGGAAGCCATCCCTGACGAGTTGCTCGTAGTTGGTTGCGTTCACCTTGCCGGACACCCCGAGCACCGGTACCATGGTAGCGTTGCAGTCCTCCAAAAAGTAGCTGCCTGCTGACTCGTCGGGACGCCCATCGGCGGCACGAACAAACGTGTTCTTGTGGCATACCGTCTCCACGAGCCCCGCGcctggcggcggcggcttggTGCAGTTGTAGAAGATGAGGTTCTGATTGACGGGACTGACCGAGAACGGACGAACAAGACGGGACGAGGTGTTGGCTGTCGGGATGCGGCACCCTTCGGGCCTAGACCTATTGAAATATGCTAGTCTATCGGCGATGAGCAAGGAGCGGTTGTTGTAAAATATGCTGAGGATCTGCATAGTGATATCGCTCTGATAGTATCCGAGGTATGGCGTCCGGGTGGTGTAATGACAACGAACCTGGAACCCAATCCCGGCGCCGCAGTTGGTCTGCTCGGCGCCCTCCGGGATGAGCCCAAACGGGAAGGAGATGGTCACGTCGCCGCAATAATAGGGCGGGCACTGCTCTCCTCCTGCTTGCCCATCTGCTGCCGCCACCGGCGATGGTAAGGATAAGGCCACCCACACCGACGACGAGACTAGAAAGAGCAGCAACAAGGACGGTGCCATGGAAAGCTTATTAATTCGACGATGGCATTAGCAGGATGAACAGAAGGGTGAACCGCTCACAGGCACTGGTGGTGGCTGGGCTGAGTGTAAATGGTGAAGGCGAGTCCGCGTCGTCGTGTGCGTAGAAACGAAACTTTGACTAGGGGGCATTCGGGTCGGGCCGTCGTCGTCATCCACGCATAGGATATTGTGCAGTACTGGGCAAGGCGACGACTGACGTGACCGCGGGTGCGCCGCGCTTCCCCGGTAAAGGCACGCTCCAACGAGAGCCACCAGATGTTATAACGACGGGGAGACCGGGATGCTCTAGATATGCTCTGACTactaactgtttttttttttttggaaatgaaTTGACTATTAGAGTAACTGTTATACCTACGGGGAGACCGGGAGACGAGGCCATCGATTGGTGCCTATCTGTTACAGGTAGCTACGGTCGGTCTTGACGGTGCTCTCTGATTCTTCGGTGTTTCCTTTGTCGCATGATTGTTCTATGTAATCGCAACCTTTGTGTGCTGTTAGGTTCAGCGGACTCGGTAATCGTGGGATTATCGTGGTCACCTGGGCCAAACTTTACTTCTGCTTAATGGAAAAAAGCGTGCTACGGCGTGGCCACTTAAAAAAGATTTTCTTTGTAAGCAAAGACAGGGAGTTCTAACGCTCAATTATGAAGGAAAAAGAGTTTGATATACAAGGGCACCTATGGTGCTAAACACCACCGTCATAGGAACAAAAACACAATTAGCCACCGCTCACATAGAACTTAGCATGTTTTTCAACGGAACTCATGTACTCCTAAATTTGCACGATTGCTTTATGTTGATGTGTTTGCCACAAATAAAATCACTTAATTCGTATCTTCTCTCTCAAACGAATGTGTTTCTATCGATTTCCTACCAGCGAAATCTGTTCTTGCAAAGCTAGAAATAGCTATTTTTCCACATAGGTACAGACATACTCTATCCAtccaataataaataaataagcaTTATAAATTTTTGGACAGATTAACAACATTGTAAAAGGACGCAGGTACTGTTATCT
Coding sequences within:
- the LOC136454353 gene encoding extensin-like; the protein is MYPLSFRGTEPYVVLYCGGIPASLCSLLTHDGVSVPAICDGFHPFGAADGHFIYDACKQAGRRTTLASPSRVKLVPEDAIQPPCAHACPPPPPRRAPRPHRPARPAATGRPRATEPLGRRAARRALRPRRPRALRLHARPRRPTAALAPRACTATRRPDAALPAPPCPRCPARLGPRPALPPGRPFPWLRRPLPSRPTAGRAVPPAGPSPSRAARCPRDRARRAPGWPFPRPCRPDPGWLYAPAAPFFQPCPAPGRAPWTTRPDAIRARPRPRLHPITTPPAPTPSPIREEPVRVESEFSPSCWSACTALSHHCTDPPWPR
- the LOC136449616 gene encoding LEAF RUST 10 DISEASE-RESISTANCEUS RECEPTOR-LIKE PROTEIN KINASE-like 2.3, with the protein product MAPSLLLLFLVSSSVWVALSLPSPVAAADGQAGGEQCPPYYCGDVTISFPFGLIPEGAEQTNCGAGIGFQVRCHYTTRTPYLGYYQSDITMQILSIFYNNRSLLIADRLAYFNRSRPEGCRIPTANTSSRLVRPFSVSPVNQNLIFYNCTKPPPPGAGLVETVCHKNTFVRAADGRPDESAGSYFLEDCNATMVPVLGVSGKVNATNYEQLVRDGFLATWQWPPPLPPPPGAKMKTSMVVGIVCGVGGGSLLVAYFFFVWHKQKLRFFLCKKTSSTTEENIEALILLHGSLAPKRYKYSEVTKITSSLNNKLGEGGYGMVFKGRLDDGRLVAVKFLHDSKGDGEEFVNEVISIGRTSHINIVSLFGFCLEGSTKRALIYEYMPNGSLDKYIYSKNPKAILGWDKLYTIAIGIARGLEYLHHSCNTRIVHFDIKPQNILLDQNFHPKIADFGLAKLCHTKESKLSMTGARGTPGFIAPEVHSRTFGVVSEKSDVYSYGMMLLEMVGGRKNVKSMAQESSEMYFPHWIYDHFGRHDGLQACEVTRDNKGIARKMSVIGLWCIQILPMHRPTIGKVLEMFERGSDELDMPPRQNFSQIFEDPAYSLNAKSTGMISGTKTKVSSEVLKMKEISVVNSKILQRLPTL